A stretch of Exiguobacterium sp. BMC-KP DNA encodes these proteins:
- a CDS encoding RNA polymerase sigma factor, protein MHTQSDESLYHLMRSGDEQALETLYEKYERLLFSFAYRFTNNDRLSEEVIQEVWMKVWNGRVDFDTQKGKFSSWILTITRNAALDCLRREKRQPTIEVEERDGGYDEPVERTVMQRETAAEVRDAVSELKSEQQDLIELVYFQGLTQQQIADQLDLPLGTVKTRIRSAIQALRKRLDGRERDGRTLS, encoded by the coding sequence ATGCATACTCAATCCGATGAATCGCTTTATCATCTGATGCGTAGCGGTGATGAACAGGCACTCGAGACTTTGTATGAGAAGTACGAGCGATTGTTGTTTTCATTCGCCTATCGCTTTACGAATAATGATCGATTGTCCGAAGAAGTCATTCAAGAAGTATGGATGAAAGTTTGGAATGGTCGTGTTGATTTTGATACACAAAAAGGAAAGTTTTCATCTTGGATTTTAACGATTACACGTAACGCGGCTCTTGATTGTCTACGTCGTGAAAAACGACAACCGACGATTGAAGTTGAAGAACGAGATGGCGGATATGATGAACCTGTTGAGCGGACCGTCATGCAACGAGAAACTGCAGCGGAAGTGCGTGATGCCGTAAGCGAACTAAAATCGGAACAACAGGATTTGATCGAGCTAGTCTATTTCCAAGGACTAACTCAACAACAAATCGCAGATCAACTTGACTTACCACTCGGAACAGTCAAGACACGTATCAGAAGTGCGATTCAAGCATTAAGAAAACGATTAGATGGGAGGGAACGAGATGGAAGAACGTTGTCATGA
- a CDS encoding metal-sensitive transcriptional regulator, producing MDYDRKMKNRVSRIEGQLRGILRMMEEGQDCRDVITQLSAARSAIDRTIGVVVSSNLIECVKEAEQNGDGQTEELVKEAVNLLVKSR from the coding sequence ATGGATTATGATCGCAAAATGAAGAATCGCGTCAGCCGAATCGAAGGGCAATTACGTGGTATCCTTCGCATGATGGAAGAAGGGCAAGACTGTCGGGATGTTATCACTCAACTTTCCGCTGCTCGCTCCGCGATTGATCGTACGATTGGTGTCGTCGTAAGTTCCAATTTAATTGAATGCGTGAAAGAAGCAGAACAAAATGGTGACGGGCAGACAGAAGAGCTTGTGAAGGAAGCTGTAAATCTTCTGGTTAAAAGTCGCTAA
- a CDS encoding phosphodiester glycosidase family protein, which yields MFKKICILLTTLCLFQSVSTIQAETISKGVTYTTKSETLSGTPQLFRHVTVQPDAGNYWVTTKGRDRVLATESLPSQVSRVATSGGRVVTAINADMYRVASGLPIGLQIQQNQVLVSHSVKDSATKFPSFMINGQGKPEIGSFGIIGSAMADTKRVTIHSVNRNENLANRIGIFSSAHHASKILKLIEPSEAMKKDIAIVYLKGSATSAFTLGKNYQWTVESIDTTFRKEIRLPDAGVVLVGLGKQKAALLALVKAAEEKSNGLLSTQLNLVQLSNLQMRNDIQEAVSGYNWLIQNGVGYSLDSLALNHDRFLMLARKARTLIGTTSNGTVQIITVDQARLDSKGITMLEAVEQMKRLGVTSALAFDGGGSTELMVRRAGEFSPKTANVPADGRSRSITNGLILATHYVPSNLATTILLTAPKELYVGEKSGFGLKLTDANGQPVDATKKSIAWKGTGVKGLQITAPLTPGKWTGTMQVDRAKRTVSIPITNRLTGLTVNGGRPILLKVGQRLAISSEGWLNGRRVVIPASQLNYQVTNGATASITKGNLLAKKIGKTELIVSSGGQTVRLPITVSAMKKEEVIDTFEQGVYEAVSPYVSSYSVRLSSLQKSVGKQSLEMTYDYSGWKKQNGAMYIKKASWIIPSPARALTIDVYGDGRAPWLRSEVRDASGNRHVVDFVKKVDWKGFKTVQATLDPTWPTPIKIESLYFVETDATKKGTTIKSKVYLDQLKVLY from the coding sequence ATGTTCAAGAAAATTTGTATTTTATTAACAACTTTATGTCTTTTTCAATCTGTCTCTACCATTCAGGCAGAAACGATTTCAAAAGGTGTAACCTATACGACGAAATCAGAAACACTCTCGGGTACACCACAGTTATTTCGACATGTAACGGTTCAGCCTGATGCCGGTAACTACTGGGTGACTACTAAAGGACGAGACCGTGTATTAGCAACGGAATCCTTACCTTCTCAAGTTAGTCGTGTGGCAACAAGCGGGGGACGTGTCGTAACGGCAATCAATGCAGATATGTATCGAGTAGCTTCAGGGTTACCGATTGGACTTCAAATCCAGCAAAATCAAGTACTTGTTAGTCATAGTGTTAAAGATTCTGCAACAAAATTTCCATCATTCATGATCAATGGACAAGGAAAACCAGAAATCGGATCGTTCGGTATTATCGGATCTGCGATGGCTGATACGAAGCGCGTAACGATTCATTCAGTTAATCGTAACGAGAACTTAGCAAATCGAATCGGTATCTTTAGTTCAGCCCATCATGCTTCAAAAATTCTGAAGCTAATTGAGCCGTCAGAAGCGATGAAAAAAGACATCGCGATCGTCTATTTAAAAGGATCGGCGACATCGGCGTTCACACTCGGTAAAAATTATCAATGGACCGTTGAATCAATAGATACGACATTCCGTAAAGAAATTCGCTTGCCCGACGCTGGAGTTGTCCTCGTCGGACTTGGAAAACAAAAAGCAGCCCTACTTGCACTTGTTAAAGCAGCAGAAGAAAAATCAAATGGTTTGTTATCAACTCAATTAAATCTAGTTCAATTATCTAATCTGCAAATGCGTAATGATATTCAGGAAGCTGTATCTGGATATAACTGGTTGATTCAAAATGGAGTTGGATATAGTTTAGACAGCCTAGCATTGAACCATGACCGCTTTTTGATGCTTGCTCGTAAAGCGCGGACACTTATCGGTACAACATCAAACGGGACAGTTCAAATCATTACAGTGGACCAAGCTCGTCTTGATTCAAAAGGGATTACGATGCTTGAAGCAGTGGAGCAAATGAAACGTTTAGGTGTCACGTCAGCTCTCGCATTTGATGGAGGCGGTTCGACTGAGTTAATGGTTAGACGCGCAGGAGAATTCTCACCTAAAACAGCGAATGTACCAGCAGATGGAAGAAGCCGCTCCATTACGAACGGGTTAATCTTAGCGACGCATTATGTTCCATCGAATCTAGCGACGACCATTTTATTGACTGCCCCTAAAGAATTATATGTGGGTGAAAAAAGTGGATTTGGATTAAAACTGACGGATGCGAATGGTCAACCTGTGGATGCGACAAAGAAATCGATCGCATGGAAAGGGACAGGTGTTAAAGGATTGCAAATCACAGCACCACTGACTCCTGGGAAATGGACAGGTACGATGCAAGTCGATCGTGCTAAACGAACCGTATCGATCCCAATCACGAATCGTTTGACCGGTCTTACGGTCAATGGAGGACGTCCCATCTTGTTAAAAGTAGGACAACGCCTCGCGATTTCATCAGAAGGATGGCTAAACGGACGACGTGTCGTAATCCCTGCTTCGCAACTCAATTACCAAGTCACAAACGGAGCAACCGCATCGATTACAAAAGGGAATCTCTTGGCAAAAAAAATCGGGAAAACAGAATTAATCGTCTCCTCCGGGGGGCAGACGGTTCGATTACCGATTACCGTCTCTGCTATGAAAAAAGAAGAAGTCATCGATACATTCGAACAGGGTGTCTATGAAGCAGTATCTCCGTATGTTTCGAGTTATTCTGTTCGTCTCAGTTCTTTGCAGAAATCAGTCGGTAAACAATCACTCGAAATGACATATGATTATTCAGGATGGAAGAAACAAAACGGAGCGATGTACATTAAAAAAGCATCATGGATCATTCCTTCTCCTGCCCGTGCATTGACGATTGATGTCTACGGAGATGGACGTGCGCCTTGGTTACGCTCGGAAGTCAGAGATGCTTCAGGAAATCGGCATGTTGTGGATTTCGTTAAGAAAGTAGATTGGAAAGGATTTAAAACGGTACAAGCGACCCTTGATCCGACATGGCCAACGCCTATTAAAATCGAATCACTATATTTTGTTGAAACGGATGCAACGAAAAAGGGAACAACTATTAAAAGTAAAGTGTATTTAGATCAACTAAAAGTTTTATACTAA
- a CDS encoding SMP-30/gluconolactonase/LRE family protein, whose amino-acid sequence MTVSVFIDVACKTGESPVYDAKTKRFYFVDIPNQLLFSYDLVTEALKPYTLPSAITSIALTDAPDLLRVTSEHGFGTFDLQEGHLSLEHQLSLPDSDRMNDGKLDPAGQYVAGSINEEDGKTAGLFRLRHDGSVDVLHEDLTNSNGLVWSEDGKTLYHIDTPTKKVYAFDYSPDAPLSNKRVAVDLEEEDGFPDGMTKDAEGHAWIAHYAGSCVTRWNLKTGEKLAHIDFPVSNPTCPIFYEDRLLVTTAADGDDAPHAGAVFAVTFE is encoded by the coding sequence ATGACCGTATCTGTATTTATTGATGTCGCGTGTAAGACAGGTGAATCTCCTGTCTACGACGCGAAAACAAAACGTTTTTATTTCGTCGATATTCCGAACCAATTACTCTTTTCATATGATCTTGTCACAGAAGCACTCAAACCGTACACGTTACCAAGTGCCATCACATCGATTGCCTTAACGGATGCACCCGATTTATTACGCGTTACGTCAGAACATGGTTTTGGAACGTTCGATCTCCAAGAAGGTCATCTATCTCTTGAACATCAACTATCGTTACCAGATTCTGACCGGATGAATGACGGAAAACTTGACCCGGCTGGTCAATACGTCGCCGGTAGTATTAATGAAGAAGACGGTAAAACCGCTGGATTATTCCGTCTGCGCCACGATGGGTCCGTTGATGTTTTGCACGAAGACTTAACAAACTCCAACGGACTCGTATGGTCAGAGGATGGTAAGACACTTTATCATATCGATACTCCGACGAAAAAAGTTTATGCCTTTGATTACAGTCCAGACGCCCCTCTTTCGAACAAACGCGTCGCTGTTGATCTCGAAGAGGAAGACGGGTTCCCGGATGGCATGACGAAAGACGCGGAAGGTCACGCTTGGATCGCACACTATGCCGGATCTTGCGTCACACGTTGGAATCTTAAGACAGGTGAAAAACTCGCCCATATCGATTTCCCTGTTTCAAATCCAACATGTCCGATCTTCTACGAGGATCGATTACTTGTTACAACAGCTGCGGACGGGGATGATGCACCACATGCTGGTGCCGTTTTTGCTGTAACATTTGAATGA
- a CDS encoding MBL fold metallo-hydrolase → MRVTKIERLHQLQTTPSFFPVNCYLFEEADSLTLIDAGLGINAKALYHYIRKQEKPLGAIILTHAHADHVGSLDFLANAFPLAEVSISYRDAALLSGDETLREGETTPLKGGIPKNIKTRPDRLLESGQQIGSLSVIASPGHTPGSISLWHEGSRTLVAGDAFQTQGGLAVSGDVRWQFPFPALATWDPDVALRSADQLTELSPDILAVGHGPLFLGPSYEMRQAVDRFTQVLQSKKSSPFK, encoded by the coding sequence ATGCGTGTCACGAAGATCGAACGTTTACATCAACTGCAGACGACCCCATCCTTTTTTCCGGTCAACTGCTACCTCTTTGAAGAAGCAGACAGTTTGACATTGATTGATGCAGGTCTCGGTATCAACGCAAAGGCCCTCTATCACTATATTCGAAAGCAAGAAAAACCGCTCGGTGCAATCATCCTGACTCACGCACATGCTGATCATGTTGGATCGCTCGATTTCCTCGCAAACGCCTTTCCACTCGCTGAAGTCTCTATTAGTTACCGCGATGCTGCCCTGCTCAGTGGAGATGAGACGCTACGAGAAGGTGAAACGACACCACTAAAAGGCGGTATTCCGAAGAACATCAAGACACGTCCGGACCGATTGCTTGAAAGTGGTCAACAAATCGGTAGTCTCAGTGTTATTGCTTCACCAGGTCATACGCCGGGTTCCATCTCGCTTTGGCATGAAGGTAGCCGGACATTAGTTGCTGGAGATGCCTTTCAAACGCAAGGAGGTCTGGCGGTCTCCGGAGATGTGCGTTGGCAATTTCCGTTCCCGGCACTTGCAACATGGGATCCGGACGTTGCACTCCGTTCCGCTGATCAATTAACGGAACTGTCTCCAGATATTCTTGCTGTCGGACATGGTCCACTCTTTCTTGGACCGAGTTACGAAATGCGTCAAGCCGTCGATCGGTTCACCCAAGTATTACAGTCAAAAAAATCATCGCCATTCAAGTAA